aatgaTCTGCTAAGATtttaggccgcagtggtcataaccctccctaatgaggcggtaCCTTAACCAGGGACCATagggaccataaacaaagcctccaagaggaccgagctataccccatcaatgcactctcctcttgccctttcggtaagaccaatTACAAGCTAAGGGGTGTCTTCTTCAAACCACTCCTGCTGCTCAAGGGTGTCTTCAAAGCCCTGGTATTGCAGATCCCCAAACTGCGCACCATCTATCGCaccacacaagtacatacaagtaAACaagtataataaataagaaatattACACCAAACAATGTAAACAGAATAAAACAAGATAATAAAGCTACTGTACACAttgcaaggatcgcgtgagcgcaagaattgatgaaaacggagttaagacGAACAAGTTACGGCTAAAACATAGTTTCAGGGGCTTATTTATAAAagatttgaaattaaaatagctctgaacaaagaaacaaagggctaaaacataaataaacctaaaatatagggtttagattgaaaataGAGAGGTTTtgggacggcgggttctattttacaAAGATGCAGGGgttaaaatagaagaaaaaggatttATTTGCACATATTTTTGAACTGCAGCGGACCGCAGATTGGTTTTGGAAAAACAGAGGGtatcttttgcaaaaagggctAGGGTTGACCGGCATGGGACTTTGTTGACTAGGATTTGACTCCGGTCTAGATCCAATCTAGATTGTCGGATCCCGATCGGGCTATGCAGGCGCGAGAGGGGTCTCAGGCGGCGGCGTTGGCGGCGAGTGGGGCTGGTTGTGGTGGTGGGGTTGGCGGCCGGCGGATCTGGTAGCTGTggcgggcagcggcggagctCGCCGAAGTTGACCGAAATCGGCGCTCCGAGGGCGGTTTCGCACGGGGAAAGGCCAAGAAGGGAGAGGGCGCAATGGGGAATGCGATGGCGGGGTCGAGACAACGGGTTGGTGAGGCGGTGGGTGCGTGTGGCGGTGAGGTGGctcggcggcgctccggcgaccAAACGGACACGCTAGGAAgcaagaaagagagggagaagagggCCGGCAAGTCACTCACCGCATAGAGAAGCTCCGGCGGCGGCTTGTCGTCGAGAAGGGGCGGCTGAACAGCGGGTCGGCGGTGGTCCGAGCTCGAACTGATGCGGCGTCGCGGGCTAGGGTTTTGCGTGGgcaaaggcggcggcgctggtcgatGGGAGTCAAGGGGGAGGGGGTCGCGGCTGCTTATAGAGGGGCGGTTGAGGGACTCAGCGTGCGGGCCAAGGCGCGTGGGGAGGCGTGCCACGGCCGGACTTGGGCTCGAGTCTGAGCCTAGCGTGAGGTGGGGGACGAGCCCAACAGGCAGGTCCCACCTGGCAGCGGGAGTaggaaggggagagggagagagagggcgtCCTAGGAAGGAACTAGGCCGGCGGTTGGGCTGCGCatggagaaaagagaaaaggaaaggagacaCTTGGCTGGGccaaaagaaaagagaggggaaaaggaaaaagagaaaaggtTTGAACCAAAAGAGGAAAATAAAAAattcattcaaatttaaattcatttgaatttaaattggagaatttaaattcaactgaaagacaaacaataaaaaagTGCAGTGTGGCATGAAAAtacacaagacctatattttcttatatttatttttatggcTAAGTAATTTATTTATAATTCATGATAAATTCTCTAAAATCAAATGAATTAATAAAATCTTATCGAGCCTGCAATAAATCTAAACAAAATATATTTATGCTTCTAaattgaaaattagggtgttagaGTACATTGGCTAAAAGAATTGCCCAATAGGCATAAAGTAGTGAACAACCCTGCTAAAAACCAAATGGTGGATGGTTGTGACGTACTGACATTTGGCAAAGAAAGGGCAACAAAGTCATGTACAACTTGAACACGAAAGCAAGGAAGGAATTCAGCGAAGCCTTGGCCTATGAAAGACATGCTTGTGGAGGAAGCAAACAGATATTACAAATTTGTAATTTGCATGGAAGTTTTGCGTATGCCGTGCTTGTGTGACGGATAATTGACAGTTATATTTCCCCTGTTTAATTTACTGCCATGCCATCATTCTAGCTGCTTTTCCATCCGTGTTACCCTAATTGGCTTACAGTATCTGCATATGCTAGATTGCAAATACACTGCTAGATCGTAATGTCATTAAACCAAAATACAAGGATCGATCTCACATCCATGAGAGTAGGAGGAGATGGCGACCCTCTCGCCTCCCCagccctctcccctccccgacGCCTCCAACCCACCCACCAGCCTCTCGCCGGCGCTCACCCCGACCCCAACGACCAACAGCCCCCCGCCGGCGCTCACTCCGACCCCGGCGGCCACCGTCCCACCCTGCTCCCCCACCCCGGTGTCGAGGACCCCTCCCTCTGGTGCACCGACGGGGCGCAACAAATCCCAACGCTGGTGCCGTGATACTCCACCAACTGGTaagtccggcggcggcgacgctccTCAGCCCTCCTTCCTAGAGGCGCTGCTGGGAGGTATTCCTGCGCGTTCGTCCCCCGCGGTATCGGCGACTCCCCCCCGAGTCCGCGAGGTGGGCTTATCCCTGGCCCGGACGCCTAGAGCTGGCATCCCGTGGTGAGCCGGCGGTCTCGCAAGGAGCTTCGACGTCTGGAGCGCCGACCCCGGCGGCCGGTTCCTGCTGGCCTCCGCGGGAAGTGCTTTAATTGCCTCTCCCCCCACCATCGGGCGGCGTCGTGCCGTTCCGACGCTCGGTGCTTCCGGTGTCGCGTCATTGGCCATCGGACCTACGACTGCCCggtgcggcgggcggtcgcTCCATCGGCCCCCCGCTCGAAGCTGGTCTGGAGCCCTGTTCGGGCCTCTTCCTTGCCTGCCACGCCGCTGCTCCATCAAGCTTCAATGGCCCCCTCTCCGGTGGCGGCCCCGACTTCGTCCGGTGACGGCGCTGGCCCGGTGCATCGCCGGCGGCGCAACCGTAAGCGTCGTGGGAAACGGGGCCATTCTACGTCGACACCCCCACCAGGCTCGGAAGGCGCCGGCGACTCTCCGCGCTCTGCCTCTGGCACTGACACCCAGTTGGTCGCCGATGCTGGTACGCCTCCTCGGCGGCAGTGTGTGATCAGCTGCTCGGACGCCATCTCCCAGCGTGAAGAGCGGCTCGCCGGGCAAGGCCTCATCCTCTCAGTGATCGCCGATGATCCTGCCAGCGTGGTGGACCTCATCCTGCCTGCAGTTGCACGCCGGTTCAAGATTGAGGAAAGCTTGCTGTCCATCCACAGTCTTGGACCGGCATGCTCCCTCTTGATCTCACCAGACGAGCTCACTGCTACAAGAATTTTCAATGATGGACGCCCTCTCTCTGTCCCCCTTGGGCGAGTTCATGTCATGAGGTGGTCCCGTTTCCTCCTTTCTTCGGCGGCGACTTTTTCCATCGCGGTGTCTCCCGGGCGACACCATGCGGGCTGGACGAGGAGCCATTGGCGGCCGCATTTACTCCCGTCGCCCCGGTTCCTGCACCGCGGGCCCACCGCGACACCTCGACTCCCTCGACGACCACCCCCCAGATTGGTGACCCCATCCTGTTCACGCCGCCCCGATCCTCCGCGACCTTGTCCGGGGGCAGCCTGGGCCCCGCGACCACCCTGCTCGTCGATGCGCCGGCTGTTTCTGCTACGGGCGGCGATGTTCCCGCCTCTCTGGTTGCTGTGGGCCTGCCTCCGGTGGCCGCGGCCACCGTCGAGTGCGTGCTGCCTGCCGCTGCGCCCTTCATTCCTGCGCCTGCACCTCCGTCGGCTGCGACACCCAGAGACGCGACTGCTGTGGGCACATCTCTGGTGAGCACGAGCACCATTGATGGTGTGCCCCCAGCTGGTCTGACACCCATGATCGAGTCTGCAGTGGACACATCTCTGGTGATCTTGACCCCCATCGATGGTGTGCCCCCAGCTGGTGAATCCACTGACACCGCCGAGGATGATGCTTCTCCAACTGCTTCCCCCGCCGAAGATGATGCTTCTCTATCTGCTTCCCCTGCTGCATCGGTGGTTCCTGCGCCCGCTGCTGTCGAGTGCACATCTCTGGTCTCCCCCACCATTGATGAGGTGTCTCCGGCTGGCGCGACCTCGACCGCCCTCGACGACGATGCTGTCCCTTCTGTTCCCACTGCTATGTTGGGGCCTCCGGAGCTGTGCCCGGTTCCCGCGACTGTCGAGTGCGCACCTCTGGTCCCTTTGTTCACCATCGATGGTGCACCTCCAGTCTGCGCGAACAGGCTCCTCTGCGATGACACATCCTCGCCCCCTGCGACCACGGCGTCTGAGGTGCTGGCTGCCGTCTCTGACGTTGCCCCGATCCCTGTGGGCGACGTTGAGGCTACTGTTCCCTCTTCCGGTACCCCGATGGGGGACCTGCTGGCTGCGACGACTCCCTTGCCAGCTGCGACCACGACCACACCCGTGCATCCGCTGGTCGCTCCTGAGCTGTGCCGCAGGATTCTCCCAGACAATCTGATTGTCTATACTCGGACGCCAAGGAGACGTGATGAAACTCCATCTGCGACTACTGAGTTCTTGAACAAGGTTGTTAAACTTGTGGAAGCCATTGTGCCGGCTCCGGCCATacaaaagagaaggaaaaaaacTGCAGGGCCGGTGAGCATTCTGCATCGCAGCCGTCGGATTGCCAACTTACCCCCTGAAACGGATAGAATATCCGCTTCCATGGTATGCAGGAAGCTCGGGCTGACTGATGATGAGGGAAGGATTTCTGATGAAGCATTGGAACGCTACTCCAAATTCTACATGCACCTCCTTGGCCGCGACCATGTTCCTGCGTTGTCTGCCTTGTTCGGTTGGGATGTCCCACCTGAGGGGCAGGCCCGGATTGCGGCCAATATTGCGGTCAACTTCAAGAGACTATTTCTTTCCTCATTGTTAGGAATAGAGATTTTGATGGAAAAATACCCTCCAACAGATTCTCTAAGTGGTTATCCAAATGTAGCCATTCTCCATTCCGCATTTCTCACTAGCCAAAGATAGATAACAAAAATAGCTTTCTAGAGTGTACATAAGATATAGAAAATCTGTTGGAGAGAAAAAACATATAGAAATCAATTTTTATGCAGAAGGCTCTCCAAATGATAATTTAGAGAGTGAAATTTAGAAAGACTCTTGGAGATGCTCGTTTAATAAATCTGTGTCAATGGATAGAACCAGCATTTTAATTTGGAATGTTCGAGGCCTCAATGATAAGGGAAGAAGAGACAATCTTAGAAAAATTGTTGATGCATCCAAGCCAGCTGTGATTTGCCTCCAGGAGACCAAATTAGCACATATTACAGAACGAGATGTGGTTTTCTTCCTTGGTCGTGATTTCACTCAATTTGTGTTCTTGCCAGCACAGCAAACTAGGGGAGGTATTCTGATTGCCTGGCGGGACGGATCCTTCTCAGTTGATCATCATCTCGTCAACCGCTATTCTATGTCGGTTCTCCTCAGCAGCAAGGATGATCCTTCGTGGTGGCTCACAGGTGTCTACGGCCCTCAACAAGATGCTGATAAGATTTCCTTTCTAGaagagctccgtgaggtccgggcTTGCTGTCCTGGACCATGGATGCTAGCAGGGGACTTCAACATGATTTATTGCTCTGAGGATAAAAACAATGataacataaaccgagcaatgaTGGATCGGTTTTGATGTTTTGTCAATGACCTGGAACTTAAGGAAATCCCGCTGTTAGGAAGGAGGTATACTTGGTCGAATGAACGAGATTCGCCTACCATGGTCAAGCTTGATCGAGTTCTTTGTACTATTGATTGGGAAGACATTTATCCTGAGAGCTTACTGCAAAGCCATGCCACGGAGATGTAAGACCATTGTCCTCTAGTTTTGGGCCTGAGAGAAGGAATTCTGGGAAAAGGGAGGTTCCACTTTGAGAGTTTCTGGCCCCGTTTGCCTGATTTTCATTAGGTGGTCCTGCGTTCTTGGGAGGAACCGGTACAGCCCTGCTGTCCCCTTGAACGTATTTCTGTCAAGCTGAAACGAATAATCAGAGCCTTACAATCTTGGAGCCAGAAGCAAACTGGGAACATCAAGGAGCAGGTCGCGTTGGCCTGGCATATTTTACATCATCTTGAAATGGCACAAGATCACCGGCTCCTTTCTGATGATGAAGATTGGCTGAGACGAGAATTGAAACCGCACTGCCTTGTGCTAGCTTCCCTAGAAAGGAAAATTTCTCCTTTACGCTCACGAGTGCGGTACTTGAAAGATGGCGACACCAATACCTCGTTCTTTCACAAGCAAGCCAGTTTCAGGAAGCACGAGAACTTTATTTCCAAGCTGAAATCTGAAGATCAGGTGGTCACGGCTCAGCAGGATAAGCAGCAGGTTCTCTTCGAGTATTTTGATGGAATTCTGGGTACAGCTGCACAGAGAACAACCACCTTAAACCTGGAAGCATTTCACAGAGCTGGTTTGATCTCTCTGTACTAGATGCACCTTTCACTGAAACTGAAGTGTGGGCAACAACCTGCACACTACCAGCAGATAGGGCCCCAGGTCCAGACGGTTACACTGGTAGATTTTACAAGTCTTGTTGGTCaataatcaaaactgattttatgGCAGCACTGCTCACCCTACAGCAAGGAGATGCAAGGAGGCTTGAGCTCCTAAACTCAGCTTATCTCACCCTGATTCCCAAGAAGGCCGAAGCACTAGAAGCCAAGGACTATAGAAAAATCAGCCTGGTGCATAGTTTTGCTAAGCTGGTCACAAAAATGATGGCAAACAGACTTGCTCCTCTTCTTGACAGCATGGTGGCTCCTAATCAAAGTGCATTCATCAAAGACCGGTGTATCCATGACAACTTTATGCTAGTGCAACAAACCATTAAGGTACTACACCGCCGCAAGATTGCAAGTCTTTTCCTGAAATTGGATATCTCTAAAGCCTTTGATTCGGTTGCCTGGACCTTTTTGATGGAAATTCTTTCACACTTGGGTTTTGGTCCTTCTTGGTGTACACTCATTGCCAATCTCCTTAAGTCTGCGTCCACTCAGATTATTCTAAATGGGGAGCCGGGGGATTACATCTACCATTAGTGTGGTCTTAGGCAAAGAGATCCTCTTTCTCCCATGCTTTTTATTTTGGTCATGGATGTTTTGAATAGTCTGTTCTCTCAAGCCGATTTGGAAGGTCTGCTGAGACCTCTTCACTCCACGGGACAAAGATTATCTCTCTATACAGATGATGTGGCTCTTTTTATTCGCCCAGAAGAAGCAGATCTTCAGCTTACAAAATCCCTACTGCAGATTTTTGGTGAAGCTTCAGGTCTACACACCAATCTTCACAAAAGTTGTGTGATCCCCATCCAATGTGATAGTGATATTGTTGAAGTGGTAAATGGTAACTTACAGTGTACTACGGCTGCTTTCTCTTCCACTTAGGGCTGCCCTTTTCGGACAAAAAACTAAGGAAGTGTGATCTGATGGCATGGATTGAGAAAATTGCTAACAAACTGCCAGGATGGAAGGCTTCTCTCATGAGTCTATCTGGTCGTGCTGTCCTGGTACGTTCCGTCCTCACAGCAATTCCAATCTACTTGCTGGTGGCGCTGAAGGTTCCTAAGTGGTTCATCAGGGCTATTGACAAAATAAGAAGAAGCTTTATGTGGAATGGGAGAAAAGAGGCCAATGGTGGCTGCTGCCTGGTGGCTTGGGAAAAGGTCATGCGACCACTTGAGCTAGAAGGGCTCGGCATCCATAACCTCGAGGTCATGGGATGGGCACTGCAAATGAGGTGGCTTTGGATAGAAAAAATAAAACCAGATCGCCAATGGGCTGGCCTAGAAATCCCAGTTCACTTGAATACCTCTGCTATGTTCGCTATTTCGGTTGTCACCAATGTTGGTAATGGTGACAACACCTTATTCTGGTCTGACTGCTGGTTGCATGGACAGAACTTAGAAAATTTGGCTCCCAATGTTCTCAAATGTGTCCCCCCAAAAGTGAGAAGAACAAGGATCGTGGCTGAAGCCCTTCATGAGCTAACTTGGGTATCTGACATAAAAGGGGCACTTGGTTGGCATGGGCTGGCTGAATACTTGCAGCTATGGGATTtaatttcaggagcttgaatcCTCGGGGTTTTTCTCCACTAAATCAGCCTACTGTGCCCTCTTTGGGTCCACTACATTTGAACCTTGGAAGCGTCTGTGGAAGTCCTAGGCTCTGGGAAAATGCAAAACTTTTGTTTGGTTAGCAATCCGTAACCACTGTTGGACAGCTGACCGGTTGCAAAAAAGAGGACTCCCTCACCCGGACCACTGCCCCCTCTGCGACCAAGAAGACGAAATGGTACAGCACATCCTCACAACGTGTGTTTTCGCCAGACAATTCTGGCTCGCCGTCTTGCAGCCCATGAATCTGGTCGCATTGGTCCCTAACCGAAGGACTGTCTCTTTGGCTGATTGGTGGTTGAAAGCTTGGAGGAAAATACCAAAACAGCATAAAAAAGGGTTTAATTCACTGGTCATGCTGGGAGCTTGGATCCATTGGAAACACCACAATGCTTGTGTCTTTGATGGATCAGCTCCTTGTCTCCAAGTTGTCCTGCAAACTTATAAGGATGAAGCTCATCTCTCGCAAGCTGTAGGTTCTAAGGAGCTTAGGGCCCTCGGCGCTGGCCGAGTGACTTAGCTACGCCATCAGGGTGCTGTGGTCAGGTCCTACCTCCTATTTTTCTGTAATAGTCTTCTTTTGAGTTCTGTCCTACCGTCACCCATTCTAGCCCAAGGTGGATGATTGGTTAGTGTAATTGGCTAATTCTCTcttcttaatacaaagatacaCAGCTCTCCAatgtgttcgagaaaaaaaaataaaagtagAAGATTGTAGCATCTCATATACCAACAACCATTTCTGATTACTTTAAGCGTCCTGGATGAGGTCGATCGCACAATCTCATTCTTTAATCGGATCATCGACTGAAACTACTCTGCTCTTCGAGCCTGCCTCGGTCTCTCCCAAGTCCCAGCGCAGAGGAGGCGCGGTAGTATTAGGGATTGCCGCGTCAGGTCGACAGGAAGTAAATCGAGCATACCTCGACTAAGCCTGCGCGCCGCGGGAatgggcggcgccgcggccctCATCTCCGCCAGCTCATCCTCCTCCGCTTCATCCCCCCTCTCCTCACCCCAGCACCTGCTTCGTCGCCGTTTCCTTCGCTAACACAATCTCCCCATTCTGCAGCAGTGCCCCCCGCGAGCGGCTCGTTTGCCGGGCAGTGTGGCGCTGGGCCGGGCCGGACCGGGGCGAACGAGGCTGAGTCTATTTAACTTTCTCTTGGCCCAGTTCAGCTCAAGCTCAAAAACTGCATGTACTCCATGCATATCTGC
Above is a genomic segment from Panicum hallii strain FIL2 chromosome 8, PHallii_v3.1, whole genome shotgun sequence containing:
- the LOC112903664 gene encoding proline-rich receptor-like protein kinase PERK2, which gives rise to MATLSPPQPSPLPDASNPPTSLSPALTPTPTTNSPPPALTPTPAATVPPCSPTPVSRTPPSGAPTGRNKSQRWCRDTPPTGKSGGGDAPQPSFLEALLGGIPARSSPAVSATPPRVREVGLSLARTPRAGIPW
- the LOC112903478 gene encoding helicase SRCAP-like; this translates as MIESAVDTSLVILTPIDGVPPAGESTDTAEDDASPTASPAEDDASLSASPAASVVPAPAAVECTSLVSPTIDEVSPAGATSTALDDDAVPSVPTAMLGPPELCPVPATVECAPLVPLFTIDGAPPVCANRLLCDDTSSPPATTASEVLAAVSDVAPIPVGDVEATVPSSGTPMGDLLAATTPLPAATTTTPVHPLVAPELCRRILPDNLIVYTRTPRRRDETPSATTEFLNKVVKLVEAIVPAPAIQKRRKKTAGPEARAD